A window of the Vigna angularis cultivar LongXiaoDou No.4 chromosome 3, ASM1680809v1, whole genome shotgun sequence genome harbors these coding sequences:
- the LOC108324416 gene encoding disease resistance protein RGA2, giving the protein MAESLLFTFAESLIGKLASGAVHEASLALGVQADLQQMKKSMSLIKAFLLDAEQKKPRSSSLSEWLIQIKQVFSDAEDIVDDFECEALRKHVVNTHGGLTRQVRRFFSISNPIIYRIRMAHEIKDIKERLQKVAADGNTFGLQIIDQDTRVVHVTDTNYSHVNPSNVIGRQDEKQEILKLLLQHDHDGHDKSLSVVSILGFGGLGKTTLAKLVFNDTTIDECFPLKMWVCVSGDFELRNVLIKILNSALNPTNENFKNFETEQLQNRLRNTLQRQKFLLVLDDVWNEYQARWDDLKEILDVGVEGCKILVTTRSHLTATMMCTKSSNSYLLERLSEDDSLFLFVKTAFKEGKEERYPELLEIGKEIVIKCGGIPLAVKTLASSLFSVVGKSKWEAMRDDKIWNLPQKEKDILHALEISYNQLPSHLKPCFVCFSLFCEGSEFFSFYVAKLWEALGFLPPPKENETMHDVAIQFLRELWSRSFLTDLIELSHGYSFKLHDLVHDLAMYAAKGEFQTIYPRSSKISPNARHLAFSDNNLLDQAVIPTGLRTIIFPDEATNEAFFNTLVSRCKYLRFLELSNSIYESLPPSIGKLKHLRYLSLFGNKNLKGLPRSVCNLQNLETLNLNQCTELQQLPKGISKLISLRQLHITTRQLHFPDQEISTLTSLETLTFNSCDNLESLLKGIQLSSLKNLSLHDCGKLKSLSSHVISNLENLVIDNCCELELSMGFGNQIPDLRLKSLAFKSLQQLVTLPQWLQGSVNKLHSLAIADCNNLKELPEWLSSAICLKLLLIEYCSSLQSLPDNLKNLENLTINSCPELCKRYQPWVGQDYHKISHIQKVFVGELEE; this is encoded by the coding sequence ATGGCCGAATCACTTCTTTTCACCTTCGCAGAATCACTCATAGGGAAGCTTGCTTCTGGAGCCGTTCATGAAGCTTCTCTTGCTCTCGGTGTGCAAGCAGATCTTCAACAGATGAAAAAGAGTATGTCACTCATCAAAGCATTCTTGTTAGATGCTGAGCAAAAGAAGCCAAGGAGCAGTTCACTGAGTGAATGGCTGATACAGATCAAGCAAGTGTTCTCCGACGCAGAAGACATAGTTGATGATTTTGAGTGTGAAGCGTTGCGGAAGCACGTTGTCAACACTCACGGTGGCCTCACAAGGCAGGTACGTCGTTTTTTCTCAATCAGTAATCCAATCATTTACCGAATCAGAATGGCACATGAGATAAAAGACATCAAGGAGAGGTTGCAGAAAGTTGCAGCTGATGGGAACACGTTCGGCCTTCAAATCATTGACCAAGATACACGTGTCGTGCATGTGACGGATACTAATTATTCCCACGTAAACCCTTCCAATGTTATCGGAAGACAAGATGAAAAACAGGAAATACTAAAGCTTTTACTACAACATGATCATGATGGTCATGACAAAAGTCTCTCAGTTGTTTCCATTCTGGGATTCGGTGGTTTGGGAAAGACCACACTGGCAAAGTTGGTGTTCAATGACACCACCATTGACGAGTGTTTCCCATTGAAGATGTGGGTGTGTGTGTCTGGTGATTTTGAGCTTAGGAATGTGCTTATTAAGATCCTCAATTCTGCTCTAAACCCAACTAACGAAAACTTCAAAAACTTTGAGACTGAGCAGCTTCAAAATCGTTTGAGAAATACACTTCAACGCCAGAAGTTCCTGCTTGTGCTGGATGATGTGTGGAACGAGTATCAAGCTAGATGGGATGATTTGAAGGAAATACTAGATGTAGGTGTTGAAGGGTGTAAAATCTTAGTGACAACTCGTAGCCACTTGACAGCTACCATGATGTGCACCAAATCCTCCAACTCTTACCTTCTAGAACGCCTTTCTGAAGATGATTccttgtttttatttgttaaaacgGCTTTTAAAGAagggaaagaagaaagatatCCAGAGTTGTTGGAGATCGGGAAGGAAATTGTGATCAAGTGTGGAGGAATACCATTGGCAGTGAAAACTTTAGCGAGTTCACTGTTCTCTGTGGTTGGTAAAAGCAAGTGGGAGGCTATGAGAGACGATAAGATTTGGAATTTGCcacaaaaagaaaaggacaTTTTGCATGCTCTTGAGATAAGTTACAATCAACTGCCTTCACATTTGAAACCCTGTTTTGTTTGCTTCTCCCTTTTCTGTGAGGGTTCTGAATTTTTTAGCTTTTATGTTGCTAAGTTGTGGGAGGCACTTGGTTTTCTTCCACCACCAAAGGAAAATGAGACAATGCATGATGTTGCCATTCAATTTCTGCGTGAGCTGTGGTCAAGATCTTTTCTCACAGATCTCATTGAATTGAGCCATGGTTACAGTTTTAAACTACATGATCTAGTGCATGATCTTGCTATGTATGCTGCCAAAGGTGAGTTTCAGACAATATACCCCCGCAGTTCAAAAATATCTCCCAATGCTCGACATTTGGCATTCAGTGATAATAATCTGCTAGACCAAGCTGTCATTCCCACAGGTCTGAGAACTATAATTTTTCCTGATGAAGCCACCAATGAAGCTTTCTTCAACACATTGGTGTCAAGGTGCAAATACTTGAGGTTTTTGGAACTGAGTAACTCTATATACGAGAGTTTACCTCCTTCCATTGGAAAGTTGAAACACTTAAGATATCTCAGTCTCTTTGGGAATAAAAACCTTAAGGGACTTCCTCGCTCAGTTTGTAACCTGCAAAATTTGGAAACTTTGAACCTTAATCAATGCACAGAGCTACAACAATTGCCTAAAGGAATAAGCAAACTTATCAGCCTACGTCAGCTGCATATAACCACAAGGCAACTTCATTTTCCGGACCAAGAAATCTCAACTTTGACTTCTTTAGAGACTCTAACATTCAACTCTTGTGATAATTTGGAGTCATTGTTGAAAGGGATACAACTTTCTAGTCTTAAAAATTTGTCTTTGCATGACTGCGGGAAACTGAAGTCTTTGTCCTCTCATGTCATATCAAATTTGGAGAATTTGGTTATCGACAATTGTTGTGAGTTGGAATTGTCAATGGGCTTTGGCAACCAAATCCCtgatttaaggttaaagtcacTTGCTTTTAAAAGTTTGCAACAGTTGGTCACTTTGCCTCAGTGGTTGCAAGGATCTGTGAACAAACTACATTCCTTGGCAATTGCTGACTGCAACAATCTTAAGGAGCTTCCTGAGTGGCTTTCTTCTGCGATTTGTCTCAAACTGCTTTTAATTGAATACTGTTCATCCCTGCAGTCACTCCCTGATAACCTCAAAAATCTTGAAAATTTAACCATTAATAGCTGTCCTGAATTATGCAAAAGATACCAGCCGTGGGTTGGACAGGATTACCACAAAATATCTCACATCCAAAAAGTTTTTGTTGGTGAATTGGAAGAGTGA